In one Siniperca chuatsi isolate FFG_IHB_CAS linkage group LG14, ASM2008510v1, whole genome shotgun sequence genomic region, the following are encoded:
- the si:ch211-117m20.4 gene encoding CUB and sushi domain-containing protein 1 isoform X2 yields the protein MGTMRLYPLLLVVFLGSFQRAISQFPGWIGEVEGETEWIPQPDFIDEIYWSGSAPLCLGGCKAQHQELRRDRCGDSSCCWFGYKSLCRVNCGRPDVDYNGVVYGNDWWVGSVVRYACRSGFMLVGSPTRSCQPNGLWTPKPTCFRMCPRGRIEISERELNGTCNSTCAYKSYFGPPKQGCTRIDNCKKKETGWKRFFAQCVPCICDCALSCASTG from the exons ATGGGCACCATGAGGTTATATCcactgctgctggtggtgtTCCTTGGGTCTTTCCAAAGAGCCATTTCTCAGTTTCCTGGATGGATTGGAGAGGTGGAAG GTGAGACAGAATGGATTCCCCAACCAGACTTCATAGATGAGATCTATTGGTCGGGGTCAGCGCCCCTTTGTTTAGGAGGCTGTAAGGCGCAGCACCAGGAGCTGAGGAGAGATCGCTGTGGAGACTCGAGCTGCTGCTGGTTCGGCTACAAGTCCCTGTGCAGAG TGAACTGTGGGAGGCCAGATGTGGACTATAATGGTGTAGTGTATGGTAACGACTGGTGGGTGGGCTCTGTGGTGAGGTACGCCTGTCGCTCTGGCTTCATGCTGGTGGGAAGCCCAACCAGATCTTGCCAGCCTAATGGCCTCTGGACCCCGAAACCTACCTGTTTCC GAATGTGTCCGCGGGGACGCATTGAAATCAGTGAGAGGGAACTAAATGGGACGTGCAACTCCACCTGCGCATATAAGAGCTACTTCGGCCCACCCAAACAAGGCTGCACCCGGATAGACAACTGCAAGAAGAAGGAGACTGGCTGGAAGCGGTTCTTTGCACAGTGTGTCCCTTGCATTTGTGACTGCGCTTTATCATGTG catcTACAGGCTAA
- the si:ch211-117m20.4 gene encoding CUB and sushi domain-containing protein 1 isoform X1 has protein sequence MGTMRLYPLLLVVFLGSFQRAISQFPGWIGEVEGSGETEWIPQPDFIDEIYWSGSAPLCLGGCKAQHQELRRDRCGDSSCCWFGYKSLCRVNCGRPDVDYNGVVYGNDWWVGSVVRYACRSGFMLVGSPTRSCQPNGLWTPKPTCFRMCPRGRIEISERELNGTCNSTCAYKSYFGPPKQGCTRIDNCKKKETGWKRFFAQCVPCICDCALSCASTG, from the exons ATGGGCACCATGAGGTTATATCcactgctgctggtggtgtTCCTTGGGTCTTTCCAAAGAGCCATTTCTCAGTTTCCTGGATGGATTGGAGAGGTGGAAGGTAGTG GTGAGACAGAATGGATTCCCCAACCAGACTTCATAGATGAGATCTATTGGTCGGGGTCAGCGCCCCTTTGTTTAGGAGGCTGTAAGGCGCAGCACCAGGAGCTGAGGAGAGATCGCTGTGGAGACTCGAGCTGCTGCTGGTTCGGCTACAAGTCCCTGTGCAGAG TGAACTGTGGGAGGCCAGATGTGGACTATAATGGTGTAGTGTATGGTAACGACTGGTGGGTGGGCTCTGTGGTGAGGTACGCCTGTCGCTCTGGCTTCATGCTGGTGGGAAGCCCAACCAGATCTTGCCAGCCTAATGGCCTCTGGACCCCGAAACCTACCTGTTTCC GAATGTGTCCGCGGGGACGCATTGAAATCAGTGAGAGGGAACTAAATGGGACGTGCAACTCCACCTGCGCATATAAGAGCTACTTCGGCCCACCCAAACAAGGCTGCACCCGGATAGACAACTGCAAGAAGAAGGAGACTGGCTGGAAGCGGTTCTTTGCACAGTGTGTCCCTTGCATTTGTGACTGCGCTTTATCATGTG catcTACAGGCTAA